One genomic window of Salmo salar chromosome ssa12, Ssal_v3.1, whole genome shotgun sequence includes the following:
- the LOC106565134 gene encoding cAMP-dependent protein kinase type II-alpha regulatory subunit gives MMSIEIPVGLKDMLQGYTVEVLRRRPTDLVEFAIQYFTRLQESRKHDKHAKDSPVNSARKEVAFDGNSFESDEDEDSDDYMPPPTPNKYSRRVSVCAEAYNPDDDEDDDFEPRVVHPKSDEQRRRLQDACRDILLFKTLDQEQFSEVLDGMFEVLVKPQEHIIDQGDDGDNFYVIERGVYDIIVLIDGVGKCVGKYDNKGSFGELALMYNTPRAATIMANQEGALWGLDRATFHRLIVKNNAKKRKMYEAFIECVPLLKSLELSERMKIVDVVGMRVFRDGECILTQGDKADCFYIVESGEVKIMIISKTKAGQQGNAEVEIARCSRGQYFGELALVTNKPRAASVYAVGVTKCLVIDIQAFERLLGSCKEIMKRNISQYENQLVALFGSSVDLKH, from the exons ATGATGAGCATCGAGATACCTGTTGGTTTGAAGGACATGCTGCAAGGATACACTGTGGAGGTACTACGGCGCAGACCGACAGATTTGGTTGAATTCGCAATCCAATATTTCACGCGTCTTCAAGAGAGCCGAAAACACGACAAACATGCTAAAGACAGCCCTGTCAATTCTGCCCGAAAGGAGGTGGCTTTTGATGGTAATTCGTTTGAATCCGATGAAGATGAGGACTCTGATGACTATA tgcCACCTCCCACCCCAAATAAATACAGTCGCAGAGTATCTG tgtGTGCGGAGGCCTACAACCCAgacgatgatgaggatgatgacttTGAGCCAAGGGTGGTACACCCCAAATCAGATGAGCAGCGTCGCAGACTCCAGGACGCCTGTCGAGATATATTACTGTTTAAAACCCTCGACCAG GAGCAGTTCTCAGAGGTGCTGGATGGCATGTTTGAGGTATTGGTCAAACCACAGGAGCACATCATAGACCAGGGGGACGACGGAGACAACTTCTATGtcatagagag GGGCGTGTATGATATTATTGTGCTGATTGACGGAGTTGGGAAATGTGTGGGGAAGTATGACAACAAGGGCAGTTTTGGGGAGCTGGCGCTCATGTACAACACCCCACGTGCTGCCACCATCATGGCCAACCAGGAGGGGGCACTGTGGGGACTG GATCGGGCCACATTTCATAGACTCATAGTGAAAAACAATGCCAAGAAGAGGAAGATGTACGAAGCCTTCATTGAGTGTGTACCCCTTCTAAAGTCTCTCGAG CTCTCTGAGAGGATGAAGATTGTTGATGTCGTGGGAATGAGAGTGTTCAGAGATGGGGAGTGCATCTTAACACAG GGGGATAAGGCAGATTGCTTCTACATTGTGGAGTCTGGGGAGGTGAAGATCATGATAATAAGCAAA ACAAAGGCAGGACAGCAGGGTAATGCAGAGGTGGAGATTGCACGCTGTTCTAGGGGCCAATACTTTGGAGAGCTGGCTCTGGTCACCAACAAACCACGTGCAGCATCCGTCTACGCCGTGGGAGTTACCAAGTGCTTGG TAATAGACATTCAGGCATTTGAGCGTTTGCTGGGTTCCTGTAAGGAGATTATGAAGAGGAACATTTCCCAATATGAGAACCAGCTGGTAGCTCTGTTTGGTTCTAGTGTAGATTTGAAACATTAA
- the slc25a20 gene encoding mitochondrial carnitine/acylcarnitine carrier protein: MSKQQAISPGKNFFAGGFGGVCLVFAGHPLDTIKVRIQTMPVPGPGESPLYRGTFDCFKQTLAKEGFKGLYKGMAAPIIGVTPMFAVCFFGFGLGKKLQQKTPDDVLTYPQLFAAGMLSGVFTTAIMAPGERIKCLLQIQAAKGEVKYAGPMDCVKQLYKESGIRGIYRGTALTLMRDVPASGMYFMTYEWLKRLLTPEGKSPNELSVPSVLFAGGMAGIFNWAVAIPPDVLKSRFQTAPEGKYPNGFRDVLRELLREEGVASLYKGFTAVMLRAFPANAACFLGFEMAMKFLNWAAPGL, from the exons ATGTCTAAACAGCAGGCGATAAGTCCAGGGAAGAACTTCTTTGCTGGGGGTTTTGGGGGTGTCTGCTTGGTCTTCGCAGGACATCCACTTGATACCATAAAA GTGCGCATTCAGACCATGCCTGTGCCCGGCCCTGGCGAGAGCCCCCTGTATAGAGGCACCTTTGATTGTTTCAAACAGACCCTTGCCAAAGAG GGGTTCAAAGGCCTGTACAAAGGCATGGCAGCCCCTATCATTGGAGTCACGCCCATGTTCGCTGTCTGCTTCTTCGGCTTTGGCCTGGGCAAGAAACTACAACAGAAAACCCCTGACGATGTCCTTAC GTATCCACAGCTGTTTGCTGCCGGCATGCTGTCAGGCGTGTTCACCACAGCCATCATGGCCCCTGGAGAACGTATCAAGTGTCTCCTACAG ATCCAGGCGGCCAAAGGGGAGGTGAAGTATGCTGGGCCCATGGACTGTGTGAAGCAGCTGTACAAAGAGAGTGGGATCAGGGGAATCTACAGAGGCACTGCTCTCACCCTCATGAGAG ACGTGCCAGCCAGTGGGATGTATTTCATGACCTATGAATGGTTGAAGCGCCTCCTCACACCAGAGGGCAAGAG CCCCAATGAGCTGAGTGTTCCTAGTGTTCTATTTGCTGGAGGGATGGCAGGAATCTTTAACTGGGCCGTGGCCATTCCCCCCGACGTACTCAAGTCTCGCTTCCAGACAG cccCTGAAGGGAAGTACCCTAATGGTTTCCGGGACGTTCTACGAGAGCTGCTAAGGGAGGAGGGCGTGGCCTCTCTGTACAAAGGTTTCACCGCTGTCATGCTCCGAGCTTTCCCCGCCAATGCA GCTTGTTTCCTTGGGTTTGAAATGGCCATGAAGTTCCTGAACTGGGCAGCACCCGGTCTGTGA